A single window of Pieris napi chromosome 8, ilPieNapi1.2, whole genome shotgun sequence DNA harbors:
- the LOC125051966 gene encoding glycogen synthase kinase-3 beta-like isoform X2 → MSGRPRTTSFAEGSKSVRKTFENQPPKPPLGGVKISSEVDTLKKNELTSDKKGSGSHRKDGSKVTTVVATPGQGPDRPQEVSYADMKLIGNGSFGVVYQAKLCDTGELIAIKKVLQDKRFKNRELQIMRRLEHCNIVKLKYFFYSSGEKKDEVYLNLVLEYIPETVYKVARHYSKDEQTIPISFIKLYMYQLFRSLAYIHSLGICHRDIKPQNLLLDPKTGVLKLCDFGSAKHLVRGEPNVSYICSRYYRAPELIFGATDYTTKIDVWSAGCVVAELLLGQPIFPGDSGVDQLVEIIKVLGTPTREQIREMNPNYTEFKFPQIKSHPWAKVFRACTPPDAISLVSRLLEYTPGARLSPLQACAHSFFDELREASARLPNGRPLPPLFNFTDYELSIQPSLNDFLKPRAAATPHEAAATTHEHDAHGENAAASGTSGGSPSAS, encoded by the exons GCGAAGTGGATACGCTTAAAAAGAACGAGCTGACATCGGATAAGAAAGGATCTGGCTCACATC GCAAGGACGGCTCAAAGGTGACGACTGTAGTGGCGACGCCGGGGCAAGGCCCCGACCGGCCCCAAGAAGTGAGCTATGCGGACATGAAGCTGATTGGCAATGGAAGCTTCGGCGTTGTCTATCAGGCCAAGCTTTGCGACACCGGTGAGCTGATTGCCATCAAAAAGGTGCTCCAGGACAAAAGGTTTAAG AACCGAGAGCTTCAAATAATGCGAAGACTGGAGCATTGTAATATCGTTAAATTGAAATACTTCTTTTACTCCAGCGGGGAAAAG AAGGATGAAGTGTACCTGAACCTGGTGCTGGAGTACATCCCCGAGACCGTGTACAAGGTCGCGCGTCACTACTCCAAAGATGAACAGACCATAccaattagttttataaag CTATACATGTACCAGTTGTTCAGAAGCCTTGCATACATCCACTCACTGGGCATCTGTCACCGAGACATCAAGCCCCAAAATCTGCTGTTGGACCCCAAAACTGGAGTCCTCAAATTGTGCGACTTTGGTTCAGCCAAGCACTTGGTGAGGGGTGAGCCGAACGTGTCCTACATCTGCTCGAGATATTACCGCGCGCCCGAACTTATCTTTGGAGCTACTGACTACACTACTAAAATTG ACGTGTGGAGCGCGGGCTGCGTGGTAGCCGAGTTGTTGCTAGGTCAACCAATATTCCCTGGAGATTCGGGAGTTGACCAACTCGTGGAGATCATTAAG GTCTTGGGTACGCCAACGCGGGAGCAGATTCGCGAAATGAATCCCAACTACACGGAATTCAAATTTCCACAGATCAAGAGTCATCCATGGGCGAag GTGTTCCGTGCGTGCACACCACCGGACGCAATATCGCTAGTTTCACGTCTGTTAGAATATACGCCCGGCGCGCGTCTCTCTCCACTCCAGGCGTGCGCTCACAGTTTCTTTGACGAATTGCGTGAAGCGAGCGCAAGACTTCCCAACGGACGTCCTCTACCACCGTTATTCAACTTTACGGATTACGAGTTGTCTATTCAGCCTTCGTTAAATGACTTCTTGAAGCCACGCGCGGCTGCTACACCGCATGAAGCTGCGGCTACTACGCATGAACATGACGCCCATG GTGAAAATGCAGCAGCGAGCGGCACTAGCGGCGGCTCCCCTAGCGCATCGTAG
- the LOC125051966 gene encoding glycogen synthase kinase-3 beta-like isoform X4 yields the protein MLRRRGTYTVNDEATIRRNRKSDNFVVTKSIGKDGSKVTTVVATPGQGPDRPQEVSYADMKLIGNGSFGVVYQAKLCDTGELIAIKKVLQDKRFKNRELQIMRRLEHCNIVKLKYFFYSSGEKVAVPEAVSSLLNAMQSLDVTKDEVYLNLVLEYIPETVYKVARHYSKDEQTIPISFIKLYMYQLFRSLAYIHSLGICHRDIKPQNLLLDPKTGVLKLCDFGSAKHLVRGEPNVSYICSRYYRAPELIFGATDYTTKIDVWSAGCVVAELLLGQPIFPGDSGVDQLVEIIKVLGTPTREQIREMNPNYTEFKFPQIKSHPWAKVFRACTPPDAISLVSRLLEYTPGARLSPLQACAHSFFDELREASARLPNGRPLPPLFNFTDYELSIQPSLNDFLKPRAAATPHEAAATTHEHDAHGENAAASGTSGGSPSAS from the exons atgttGCGTCGTCGTGGTACATATACTGTAAACGATGAAGCCACTATTCGTCGTAATCGAAAATCGGATAACTTTGTAGTCACGAAGAGTATTG GCAAGGACGGCTCAAAGGTGACGACTGTAGTGGCGACGCCGGGGCAAGGCCCCGACCGGCCCCAAGAAGTGAGCTATGCGGACATGAAGCTGATTGGCAATGGAAGCTTCGGCGTTGTCTATCAGGCCAAGCTTTGCGACACCGGTGAGCTGATTGCCATCAAAAAGGTGCTCCAGGACAAAAGGTTTAAG AACCGAGAGCTTCAAATAATGCGAAGACTGGAGCATTGTAATATCGTTAAATTGAAATACTTCTTTTACTCCAGCGGGGAAAAG GTTGCAGTACCTGAGGCAGTTAGCTCACTGCTAAACGCAATGCAGTCCCTAGATGTCACA AAGGATGAAGTGTACCTGAACCTGGTGCTGGAGTACATCCCCGAGACCGTGTACAAGGTCGCGCGTCACTACTCCAAAGATGAACAGACCATAccaattagttttataaag CTATACATGTACCAGTTGTTCAGAAGCCTTGCATACATCCACTCACTGGGCATCTGTCACCGAGACATCAAGCCCCAAAATCTGCTGTTGGACCCCAAAACTGGAGTCCTCAAATTGTGCGACTTTGGTTCAGCCAAGCACTTGGTGAGGGGTGAGCCGAACGTGTCCTACATCTGCTCGAGATATTACCGCGCGCCCGAACTTATCTTTGGAGCTACTGACTACACTACTAAAATTG ACGTGTGGAGCGCGGGCTGCGTGGTAGCCGAGTTGTTGCTAGGTCAACCAATATTCCCTGGAGATTCGGGAGTTGACCAACTCGTGGAGATCATTAAG GTCTTGGGTACGCCAACGCGGGAGCAGATTCGCGAAATGAATCCCAACTACACGGAATTCAAATTTCCACAGATCAAGAGTCATCCATGGGCGAag GTGTTCCGTGCGTGCACACCACCGGACGCAATATCGCTAGTTTCACGTCTGTTAGAATATACGCCCGGCGCGCGTCTCTCTCCACTCCAGGCGTGCGCTCACAGTTTCTTTGACGAATTGCGTGAAGCGAGCGCAAGACTTCCCAACGGACGTCCTCTACCACCGTTATTCAACTTTACGGATTACGAGTTGTCTATTCAGCCTTCGTTAAATGACTTCTTGAAGCCACGCGCGGCTGCTACACCGCATGAAGCTGCGGCTACTACGCATGAACATGACGCCCATG GTGAAAATGCAGCAGCGAGCGGCACTAGCGGCGGCTCCCCTAGCGCATCGTAG
- the LOC125051966 gene encoding glycogen synthase kinase-3 beta-like isoform X3, whose translation MSGRPRTTSFAEGSKSVRKTFENQPPKPPLGGVKISSKDGSKVTTVVATPGQGPDRPQEVSYADMKLIGNGSFGVVYQAKLCDTGELIAIKKVLQDKRFKNRELQIMRRLEHCNIVKLKYFFYSSGEKVAVPEAVSSLLNAMQSLDVTKDEVYLNLVLEYIPETVYKVARHYSKDEQTIPISFIKLYMYQLFRSLAYIHSLGICHRDIKPQNLLLDPKTGVLKLCDFGSAKHLVRGEPNVSYICSRYYRAPELIFGATDYTTKIDVWSAGCVVAELLLGQPIFPGDSGVDQLVEIIKVLGTPTREQIREMNPNYTEFKFPQIKSHPWAKVFRACTPPDAISLVSRLLEYTPGARLSPLQACAHSFFDELREASARLPNGRPLPPLFNFTDYELSIQPSLNDFLKPRAAATPHEAAATTHEHDAHGENAAASGTSGGSPSAS comes from the exons GCAAGGACGGCTCAAAGGTGACGACTGTAGTGGCGACGCCGGGGCAAGGCCCCGACCGGCCCCAAGAAGTGAGCTATGCGGACATGAAGCTGATTGGCAATGGAAGCTTCGGCGTTGTCTATCAGGCCAAGCTTTGCGACACCGGTGAGCTGATTGCCATCAAAAAGGTGCTCCAGGACAAAAGGTTTAAG AACCGAGAGCTTCAAATAATGCGAAGACTGGAGCATTGTAATATCGTTAAATTGAAATACTTCTTTTACTCCAGCGGGGAAAAG GTTGCAGTACCTGAGGCAGTTAGCTCACTGCTAAACGCAATGCAGTCCCTAGATGTCACA AAGGATGAAGTGTACCTGAACCTGGTGCTGGAGTACATCCCCGAGACCGTGTACAAGGTCGCGCGTCACTACTCCAAAGATGAACAGACCATAccaattagttttataaag CTATACATGTACCAGTTGTTCAGAAGCCTTGCATACATCCACTCACTGGGCATCTGTCACCGAGACATCAAGCCCCAAAATCTGCTGTTGGACCCCAAAACTGGAGTCCTCAAATTGTGCGACTTTGGTTCAGCCAAGCACTTGGTGAGGGGTGAGCCGAACGTGTCCTACATCTGCTCGAGATATTACCGCGCGCCCGAACTTATCTTTGGAGCTACTGACTACACTACTAAAATTG ACGTGTGGAGCGCGGGCTGCGTGGTAGCCGAGTTGTTGCTAGGTCAACCAATATTCCCTGGAGATTCGGGAGTTGACCAACTCGTGGAGATCATTAAG GTCTTGGGTACGCCAACGCGGGAGCAGATTCGCGAAATGAATCCCAACTACACGGAATTCAAATTTCCACAGATCAAGAGTCATCCATGGGCGAag GTGTTCCGTGCGTGCACACCACCGGACGCAATATCGCTAGTTTCACGTCTGTTAGAATATACGCCCGGCGCGCGTCTCTCTCCACTCCAGGCGTGCGCTCACAGTTTCTTTGACGAATTGCGTGAAGCGAGCGCAAGACTTCCCAACGGACGTCCTCTACCACCGTTATTCAACTTTACGGATTACGAGTTGTCTATTCAGCCTTCGTTAAATGACTTCTTGAAGCCACGCGCGGCTGCTACACCGCATGAAGCTGCGGCTACTACGCATGAACATGACGCCCATG GTGAAAATGCAGCAGCGAGCGGCACTAGCGGCGGCTCCCCTAGCGCATCGTAG
- the LOC125051966 gene encoding glycogen synthase kinase-3 beta-like isoform X1: MSGRPRTTSFAEGSKSVRKTFENQPPKPPLGGVKISSEVDTLKKNELTSDKKGSGSHRKDGSKVTTVVATPGQGPDRPQEVSYADMKLIGNGSFGVVYQAKLCDTGELIAIKKVLQDKRFKNRELQIMRRLEHCNIVKLKYFFYSSGEKVAVPEAVSSLLNAMQSLDVTKDEVYLNLVLEYIPETVYKVARHYSKDEQTIPISFIKLYMYQLFRSLAYIHSLGICHRDIKPQNLLLDPKTGVLKLCDFGSAKHLVRGEPNVSYICSRYYRAPELIFGATDYTTKIDVWSAGCVVAELLLGQPIFPGDSGVDQLVEIIKVLGTPTREQIREMNPNYTEFKFPQIKSHPWAKVFRACTPPDAISLVSRLLEYTPGARLSPLQACAHSFFDELREASARLPNGRPLPPLFNFTDYELSIQPSLNDFLKPRAAATPHEAAATTHEHDAHGENAAASGTSGGSPSAS, encoded by the exons GCGAAGTGGATACGCTTAAAAAGAACGAGCTGACATCGGATAAGAAAGGATCTGGCTCACATC GCAAGGACGGCTCAAAGGTGACGACTGTAGTGGCGACGCCGGGGCAAGGCCCCGACCGGCCCCAAGAAGTGAGCTATGCGGACATGAAGCTGATTGGCAATGGAAGCTTCGGCGTTGTCTATCAGGCCAAGCTTTGCGACACCGGTGAGCTGATTGCCATCAAAAAGGTGCTCCAGGACAAAAGGTTTAAG AACCGAGAGCTTCAAATAATGCGAAGACTGGAGCATTGTAATATCGTTAAATTGAAATACTTCTTTTACTCCAGCGGGGAAAAG GTTGCAGTACCTGAGGCAGTTAGCTCACTGCTAAACGCAATGCAGTCCCTAGATGTCACA AAGGATGAAGTGTACCTGAACCTGGTGCTGGAGTACATCCCCGAGACCGTGTACAAGGTCGCGCGTCACTACTCCAAAGATGAACAGACCATAccaattagttttataaag CTATACATGTACCAGTTGTTCAGAAGCCTTGCATACATCCACTCACTGGGCATCTGTCACCGAGACATCAAGCCCCAAAATCTGCTGTTGGACCCCAAAACTGGAGTCCTCAAATTGTGCGACTTTGGTTCAGCCAAGCACTTGGTGAGGGGTGAGCCGAACGTGTCCTACATCTGCTCGAGATATTACCGCGCGCCCGAACTTATCTTTGGAGCTACTGACTACACTACTAAAATTG ACGTGTGGAGCGCGGGCTGCGTGGTAGCCGAGTTGTTGCTAGGTCAACCAATATTCCCTGGAGATTCGGGAGTTGACCAACTCGTGGAGATCATTAAG GTCTTGGGTACGCCAACGCGGGAGCAGATTCGCGAAATGAATCCCAACTACACGGAATTCAAATTTCCACAGATCAAGAGTCATCCATGGGCGAag GTGTTCCGTGCGTGCACACCACCGGACGCAATATCGCTAGTTTCACGTCTGTTAGAATATACGCCCGGCGCGCGTCTCTCTCCACTCCAGGCGTGCGCTCACAGTTTCTTTGACGAATTGCGTGAAGCGAGCGCAAGACTTCCCAACGGACGTCCTCTACCACCGTTATTCAACTTTACGGATTACGAGTTGTCTATTCAGCCTTCGTTAAATGACTTCTTGAAGCCACGCGCGGCTGCTACACCGCATGAAGCTGCGGCTACTACGCATGAACATGACGCCCATG GTGAAAATGCAGCAGCGAGCGGCACTAGCGGCGGCTCCCCTAGCGCATCGTAG
- the LOC125051966 gene encoding glycogen synthase kinase-3 beta-like isoform X5: MSGRPRTTSFAEGSKSVRKTFENQPPKPPLGGVKISSKDGSKVTTVVATPGQGPDRPQEVSYADMKLIGNGSFGVVYQAKLCDTGELIAIKKVLQDKRFKNRELQIMRRLEHCNIVKLKYFFYSSGEKKDEVYLNLVLEYIPETVYKVARHYSKDEQTIPISFIKLYMYQLFRSLAYIHSLGICHRDIKPQNLLLDPKTGVLKLCDFGSAKHLVRGEPNVSYICSRYYRAPELIFGATDYTTKIDVWSAGCVVAELLLGQPIFPGDSGVDQLVEIIKVLGTPTREQIREMNPNYTEFKFPQIKSHPWAKVFRACTPPDAISLVSRLLEYTPGARLSPLQACAHSFFDELREASARLPNGRPLPPLFNFTDYELSIQPSLNDFLKPRAAATPHEAAATTHEHDAHGENAAASGTSGGSPSAS; the protein is encoded by the exons GCAAGGACGGCTCAAAGGTGACGACTGTAGTGGCGACGCCGGGGCAAGGCCCCGACCGGCCCCAAGAAGTGAGCTATGCGGACATGAAGCTGATTGGCAATGGAAGCTTCGGCGTTGTCTATCAGGCCAAGCTTTGCGACACCGGTGAGCTGATTGCCATCAAAAAGGTGCTCCAGGACAAAAGGTTTAAG AACCGAGAGCTTCAAATAATGCGAAGACTGGAGCATTGTAATATCGTTAAATTGAAATACTTCTTTTACTCCAGCGGGGAAAAG AAGGATGAAGTGTACCTGAACCTGGTGCTGGAGTACATCCCCGAGACCGTGTACAAGGTCGCGCGTCACTACTCCAAAGATGAACAGACCATAccaattagttttataaag CTATACATGTACCAGTTGTTCAGAAGCCTTGCATACATCCACTCACTGGGCATCTGTCACCGAGACATCAAGCCCCAAAATCTGCTGTTGGACCCCAAAACTGGAGTCCTCAAATTGTGCGACTTTGGTTCAGCCAAGCACTTGGTGAGGGGTGAGCCGAACGTGTCCTACATCTGCTCGAGATATTACCGCGCGCCCGAACTTATCTTTGGAGCTACTGACTACACTACTAAAATTG ACGTGTGGAGCGCGGGCTGCGTGGTAGCCGAGTTGTTGCTAGGTCAACCAATATTCCCTGGAGATTCGGGAGTTGACCAACTCGTGGAGATCATTAAG GTCTTGGGTACGCCAACGCGGGAGCAGATTCGCGAAATGAATCCCAACTACACGGAATTCAAATTTCCACAGATCAAGAGTCATCCATGGGCGAag GTGTTCCGTGCGTGCACACCACCGGACGCAATATCGCTAGTTTCACGTCTGTTAGAATATACGCCCGGCGCGCGTCTCTCTCCACTCCAGGCGTGCGCTCACAGTTTCTTTGACGAATTGCGTGAAGCGAGCGCAAGACTTCCCAACGGACGTCCTCTACCACCGTTATTCAACTTTACGGATTACGAGTTGTCTATTCAGCCTTCGTTAAATGACTTCTTGAAGCCACGCGCGGCTGCTACACCGCATGAAGCTGCGGCTACTACGCATGAACATGACGCCCATG GTGAAAATGCAGCAGCGAGCGGCACTAGCGGCGGCTCCCCTAGCGCATCGTAG